From the Candidatus Brocadia sp. genome, the window TAATAATTCTGTGAAAAATGAAGCTAATATCAACAATCAATATTATAGGGGAGATTTTGAAATGGTCACGGTAGTAAATAGTATGAAATATCTTTGCCTCTTTGTAACAAAAGCCTTTTTTCTATTGGTTCTGTTTGGTGCTTGCTCTTCGCCTGCCTATACTCAGGAGAATTTGTGGAAAGAACTCAATGATAAAACCACCTCGCTTTTACAAAAAAAGAGATATGCGGATGCAATAAAGGCGGGTGAAGAGTCATTAAAGGTAGCAAAAACTACATTTCCTCCCGGCAATACCCGTATTGCTGATTCAATGAACTTGCTGGGAATACTGTACCGAACCTATGGCAGATATGCCGAAGCCGAACCTCTCTTTCATCAGGCCCTCACTATTTACAAAGAATCGCTTGGTTCAGACCATCCCTCTGCTGCCAAAGTATTGTATGAGCTTGCGGAAATGTTTCTCCTCCAGGACAAATATGCTGAAGCAGAGCCCTTTTACAAACAATCTCTTGGTATATATGAGAATGTTTTTGGCCCGGATAATCCCAATGTTGTTAATGTCCTGAACAGATTGGGAGAGCTTTATCAAGGTCAGAAGAAATATGCCGAAGCGATACCTCTCTACAAAAGAGCCTTGGCCATCGAAGAAAAAACACTCGGTTCAGGCCATCCCGACCTTGCCTCTGCAATGAACAATCTGGCAACGCTTTACTACTACCAGGGTGAAAATACTATGGCTGAGTCCCTTTATAATAAGGCGCTTGAAATATATGAAAAAGAATATGGCAAAGACCACCCTCTCATTGCAACCATATTGGAGAAAATGGCAGAATTTTATGAGGGAACCGGAAGAAAAGACGAAGCGAAACAATTAATAGAAAGGGCAAAAAAGATTTATTCAAATTATCAGAAGTAAGATATGATGTTATTTTCCAGACGTCAGCCAGGGAGGTGTGCATTGCTACCATTTTGATCCACACTCGCGATGTTGGAGATATGTGTGGCATTTCTACTGTTTTGATCGTGCCGGATGGTTATTTATTGGCAGGCAATGCACTGCCTTACCTGTCTACTGGAGCAGAGAATTGTGTACACAGCACCAGTGTGAAAAATCCGCAGTGAATCTTATCTCGGGCACGGCCTCAATGATATACATGATCGCAGTTGTACAAAAGGTCGCCCTGCCACGCATGCAGCACCTTTACCCCACGTTCTACGGCAAAACTTCTGGCGCATGCAATCACCCTTCTATTTTTCCCTAAAAAGGCCAGAAATCCTTGCCGCAATGAACATTCACAAGCAAGGGATTAAGCTCAGCAACTTCGCCTAGCCCCTTTTTCAGGGATTCTATACGCAGCGTCATTAATCAGATACGAATATGTCATTCCCGCGAAAGCGGGAATCCAGAAAAACACCGGATTCCTGGTCAAGCCCGGAATGACCGACAGTTGTAAACTCAAGTGCTATTTTTTGCGGGAATATCTAAAAGTGGTAAAGTTTTTTATTCTTCTGCATTAATATTTGGTTGTCCAGGTGGATAGATGACTAACCATCTGTTTCTATAGAATGGAGTATCCAAAGCAAGGTATCAGTATTATAAGAAATGTCAAAGAGACTGGCAGCATCCGTAACGGTAAAATGGTGTATGCTTGCCTTTCCCACCCGCTCTGTCCAAATATAAGTGATCTCTTTGACATCGTATTTTCGACCACTCCACACAAACCAGACGGGTTTGAGTTTCTTTTTATTGTCACCAAAAATGGCACCCACCTTAATGGGTTCGTTGATTTCTGTAATCATAATTGCCTTATTACCGCAGCAACCGTACCAACAATCTGCACATCTGCCTGCCCCTCTTTAATGATAATCGGTTGCATCGTTGGATGCTCGGGTTTCAATTGTATCGTATCACTCTTTTTATAAAATCGCTTTACCGTAGCCTCATTATCGATAAGGACTACCACGACCTCTCCGTTATTGGCTACAGGTTGTGGTTTAACGAGAACGAGGTCTCCATCCTGGATATGGGCATCAATCATACTGTCTCCCACTACCCGTAAAAAAAAGATATTGCTGCTACGGCACAGTGTTTTATCCACGGAAAGGTATCCTTCGATATCTTCTACAGCCGGATGAGGCACCCCTGCCCGAACCCTTCCCACAATTGGTACAGACCTTATTTCTGAGCTTCGTGTAGCTGCGTCAACAATCTCAATTGCCCGTGGGCTGTGAAATTGTCTTCTGATGTATCCCTTGCGTTCCAGAATGTCGAAGTATTTTTTAACTATGCTGGT encodes:
- the lexA gene encoding transcriptional repressor LexA is translated as MNTPLTKKQADFLSFLKKYLQERGYPPTVRESMDGLGLSSTSIVKKYFDILERKGYIRRQFHSPRAIEIVDAATRSSEIRSVPIVGRVRAGVPHPAVEDIEGYLSVDKTLCRSSNIFFLRVVGDSMIDAHIQDGDLVLVKPQPVANNGEVVVVLIDNEATVKRFYKKSDTIQLKPEHPTMQPIIIKEGQADVQIVGTVAAVIRQL
- a CDS encoding tetratricopeptide repeat protein produces the protein MVTVVNSMKYLCLFVTKAFFLLVLFGACSSPAYTQENLWKELNDKTTSLLQKKRYADAIKAGEESLKVAKTTFPPGNTRIADSMNLLGILYRTYGRYAEAEPLFHQALTIYKESLGSDHPSAAKVLYELAEMFLLQDKYAEAEPFYKQSLGIYENVFGPDNPNVVNVLNRLGELYQGQKKYAEAIPLYKRALAIEEKTLGSGHPDLASAMNNLATLYYYQGENTMAESLYNKALEIYEKEYGKDHPLIATILEKMAEFYEGTGRKDEAKQLIERAKKIYSNYQK